Proteins encoded by one window of Armatimonadota bacterium:
- a CDS encoding matrixin family metalloprotease, translating to MLVVFAGPVSAQTGSATGPNPTVSLESEWQSPEALMYPGQVITYCAVVTAGKPYVVQVGVTVDFTLSYETGAQVYLSSSSAVTNDCGRALITAMPSGEGSALLTASWTDPNGKAWTASGDVGGVIGPCPGNSGPDGPGYPVLPTNCPVYYSDVFTYGSAVSAGIAAWENSHWATFGEVPPEGAWNVQSCDQCLRDNHLLAFTQLDNAGRRIITFYYDQLDPCSARLNCVYGFPPKASRHDLAMVCAHEIGHALGLAHTAFPNEYGSLMYANSRCWWFCGVAAPAPDETLGMAALGYEPCVAQKGR from the coding sequence ATGCTGGTCGTGTTCGCAGGTCCGGTAAGCGCGCAAACTGGTTCTGCGACGGGACCCAACCCCACCGTCTCCCTTGAGAGCGAGTGGCAATCGCCTGAGGCACTTATGTATCCCGGCCAGGTGATTACGTATTGCGCTGTCGTCACGGCAGGCAAACCGTACGTGGTGCAAGTCGGCGTCACGGTTGACTTCACGCTCAGCTACGAAACTGGTGCGCAGGTTTATCTCAGTTCAAGCTCCGCCGTGACGAACGACTGTGGTCGGGCGCTCATTACGGCAATGCCATCGGGCGAGGGATCCGCCCTGCTGACGGCTAGCTGGACGGATCCGAATGGTAAGGCGTGGACCGCCAGCGGTGACGTGGGCGGTGTAATCGGGCCGTGCCCGGGCAACAGCGGTCCCGACGGGCCCGGATATCCGGTTTTGCCCACCAACTGCCCGGTCTACTACTCAGACGTCTTCACCTACGGCAGCGCTGTGTCTGCCGGCATCGCAGCGTGGGAAAACAGCCACTGGGCGACGTTCGGCGAGGTGCCGCCGGAGGGCGCGTGGAATGTCCAGTCTTGTGACCAGTGCCTAAGGGACAACCACCTCCTTGCGTTCACGCAGCTCGACAACGCAGGTCGCCGGATCATCACCTTCTACTACGATCAACTCGACCCGTGCAGTGCCAGGCTCAACTGCGTTTACGGCTTTCCGCCAAAGGCCTCGCGCCACGACCTGGCGATGGTATGTGCCCATGAGATAGGCCACGCGCTGGGATTGGCGCACACAGCCTTCCCGAACGAATACGGCTCCCTGATGTATGCCAACTCCCGCTGCTGGTGGTTCTGTGGAGTCGCCGCTCCCGCCCCGGATGAGACACTGGGCATGGCGGCTCTCGGTTATGAGCCGTGTGTCGCACAGAAGGGACGCTAA
- a CDS encoding Rieske 2Fe-2S domain-containing protein translates to MKLIELLTAAELGPGECRVVRPDGLELALCNVDGTYYCVENECPHSYGPLGEGTLEGDTLTCPIHGWEFNVVTGESMDGWGVDLTTFPCHVVEGRIYVELPESGPA, encoded by the coding sequence ATGAAACTGATTGAACTCCTTACGGCTGCGGAATTGGGACCGGGTGAATGCCGGGTGGTACGGCCGGACGGTTTGGAGCTGGCTTTATGCAATGTGGACGGCACATACTACTGTGTGGAGAACGAGTGCCCGCACAGCTACGGTCCGCTTGGGGAAGGCACGCTTGAGGGTGACACGCTCACCTGCCCGATTCATGGCTGGGAATTCAACGTGGTGACGGGCGAATCCATGGACGGCTGGGGAGTCGATCTGACCACGTTCCCGTGCCATGTGGTGGAAGGGAGAATCTACGTGGAGCTGCCGGAGTCCGGTCCCGCCTGA
- a CDS encoding HlyC/CorC family transporter codes for MMPSGAFNLTLASLLVCGLILLNAFFAMAELALITVRRTRVRQLAEEGNRSALRIEQLLAHPTRFMATIQTGVTLVATLSPAIAATAFVAPLNVWFQQRHLFGAAGSTISLLVVTIPVAVVTLVVGEIAPKSLAVRHAERIALVAVGPVLRLQALFTPAVAVLTYLGNVAVRPFGGTATFSSSVVNEAELKMMVEAGEEQGVLQSGETEMIHSVLDLSDTVVRKVMTQRLDIAAIPSTANMKELLDIIRESGHSRIPVYAEDLDNIVGTLHAKDLLAIPPESGPDAFQSAIREPWFIPETLKVDMLLAEMRRKRQHIAIVRDEYGVTVGLVTIEDLVEEIVGEITDEYDSDEDPPKAERRADGALLLDGLMQIDEVNEVADLQLPEDEADTIGGFVFGLLGHQPEKGEHAAWNDCRFTVESTDGRRITSVLLVRTPPPHSDDNGNSDAAAVEPEVPQADGDQAGPDSGSST; via the coding sequence ATGATGCCTTCCGGCGCCTTCAACCTCACGCTTGCGTCGCTCCTGGTGTGCGGCCTCATCCTGCTCAACGCCTTTTTTGCGATGGCCGAGCTGGCGTTAATCACGGTTCGCAGAACCCGGGTGCGGCAGCTTGCTGAGGAGGGCAACCGCAGCGCGCTGCGCATCGAACAGCTTCTGGCGCACCCGACGCGCTTCATGGCCACCATTCAAACCGGTGTGACGCTGGTGGCCACGTTATCGCCCGCTATCGCTGCTACGGCATTTGTAGCGCCGCTTAACGTGTGGTTCCAACAGCGGCATCTGTTTGGCGCCGCCGGTTCTACGATCAGCCTGCTGGTGGTCACAATACCCGTGGCCGTGGTTACGCTGGTCGTGGGGGAGATAGCGCCGAAGAGCCTCGCAGTACGACACGCGGAGCGCATCGCCCTCGTGGCGGTTGGGCCGGTGCTGAGACTGCAGGCTCTCTTCACGCCCGCGGTAGCGGTGCTGACCTACCTCGGCAACGTTGCAGTAAGGCCGTTTGGCGGGACCGCCACGTTCAGCTCGTCCGTGGTGAACGAGGCTGAGCTGAAAATGATGGTAGAGGCCGGAGAAGAGCAAGGCGTGCTGCAGTCCGGAGAGACCGAGATGATTCACTCCGTACTCGATCTCAGCGACACGGTGGTGCGCAAGGTGATGACGCAGCGCCTGGATATCGCAGCGATTCCCAGCACGGCAAACATGAAGGAGCTGCTCGACATCATCCGGGAATCGGGCCACAGCCGCATACCGGTTTATGCGGAGGATCTGGATAACATCGTCGGCACGCTCCACGCTAAGGATCTGCTGGCGATCCCACCCGAGAGTGGCCCAGACGCCTTTCAGTCTGCGATTCGCGAGCCGTGGTTTATTCCCGAAACGTTGAAGGTGGATATGCTGTTGGCAGAAATGCGGCGAAAGCGCCAGCACATCGCCATTGTGCGAGACGAGTACGGCGTCACGGTTGGACTGGTTACCATCGAGGATCTGGTCGAGGAGATCGTTGGCGAGATCACCGACGAATACGACTCCGACGAAGACCCGCCCAAGGCAGAGCGCCGGGCCGATGGGGCGCTTTTGCTGGACGGCCTGATGCAGATTGATGAGGTCAATGAGGTCGCAGACCTGCAGCTGCCGGAGGACGAAGCTGACACAATCGGTGGCTTTGTCTTCGGCCTGTTGGGTCACCAGCCCGAAAAGGGAGAGCATGCGGCGTGGAACGACTGCCGGTTTACGGTGGAATCCACTGATGGTCGACGCATTACGAGCGTGCTGCTGGTCCGCACGCCACCACCCCATTCGGACGACAACGGCAACAGCGACGCCGCAGCGGTCGAGCCGGAAGTCCCGCAGGCTGACGGCGATCAGGCGGGACCGGACTCCGGCAGCTCCACGTAG
- the ybeY gene encoding rRNA maturation RNase YbeY produces the protein MERRPATAELNVVLTSDRRVHALNLLYRGIDAPTDVLSFSQIEGETPIEVDPNLLGDVVIAVPTAARQAAVRGGQLQAEVELLTAHGVLHLLGYEDDTERGVRRMWKKQREALKLLYR, from the coding sequence GTGGAGCGCCGACCGGCGACGGCGGAATTGAACGTCGTGTTGACGAGTGACCGTCGGGTTCATGCTCTCAACCTCCTCTATCGCGGCATTGATGCTCCCACCGATGTTTTGTCGTTCTCGCAAATAGAAGGCGAAACACCGATCGAGGTTGACCCAAACCTGCTGGGCGATGTGGTTATCGCGGTTCCTACGGCCGCTCGCCAGGCGGCCGTACGCGGAGGCCAGCTGCAGGCGGAGGTGGAACTGCTCACCGCACACGGCGTCTTGCACCTCCTCGGCTACGAAGACGACACCGAACGTGGGGTGCGGCGGATGTGGAAGAAGCAGCGCGAGGCGCTGAAGCTCCTCTACAGATGA
- a CDS encoding HDIG domain-containing protein, whose translation MSVNLLPDRVALRLGEVSPRDIRAPRTVVYIDSVATGRLQQAARLDTRPVYETDSDAQSASLATVQEAFGSLAPMRTAAGPRARGKPLPASLAFLGAGAVSHLLSMPSSDFAHLRAVTQRVVQHAMNGDIRQGTHDLQDADTVAAASAAQALPPADAAIASRIAARAIRPERTIDPERTEQARDAAERAVPMQYHRIARGDKIISSGDTVTQETLDKFAAVGLLNPRLDVTTGAMVCLLAAFMVLLVLVVVARTLPALYRDTRRLALLAVIALLSVLGLKVGASMLGLSFSSGQLGYLGMMSVAAAGMLVAALLDVQLAVLVAALLSVQSGLIMNHEIRFTIMTLMSSLVGIFSVSLARTRSGLLLVTAALAGTNLALVWLLGILLRDSLPELLTGSAWAVGSAAFATFMFWIGALVLERPFGILTPATLLDLSSIDQPLLRELCAVAPGTYAHSMLVGTLADAGAQTIGANALLCRVSGFYHDIGKMRRPEFFIENQQHENVHGRLSASLSALIITAHVRDGLEMAAANRLPREIRDAIAQHHGTTLIRYFYHRALTDCGGTDEAPPGLEERFRYPGPKPQTRESAIVMLADSVEAAARCLQKPNPERLEALIAGIVREKIEDGQFDDCSITFRDVKAVSDAFLHVLAAMMHHRIDYPDPLPRGASGMPMEVVRADLKPEPPELELPMAAGGLAHSGELPYPDDDPPANRPANAEAAEPHHLYAHSDYQQESVSHSGSRSAARRRVRAARGAPTGDGGIERRVDE comes from the coding sequence ATGTCGGTGAACCTGCTGCCCGATCGCGTGGCGCTTCGTCTCGGCGAGGTCAGTCCACGTGATATCCGTGCGCCACGAACGGTCGTATACATCGATAGCGTGGCCACCGGTAGACTGCAGCAGGCTGCGCGCCTGGATACCCGTCCAGTGTATGAAACCGACAGCGACGCTCAATCCGCGAGTTTGGCAACCGTGCAGGAGGCATTCGGCTCACTGGCGCCGATGCGGACAGCAGCAGGTCCGCGGGCCCGTGGCAAGCCGCTCCCGGCGTCGTTGGCGTTTCTCGGCGCCGGCGCAGTAAGCCACCTGCTGTCCATGCCATCTTCCGACTTTGCCCATCTGCGAGCGGTTACGCAGCGGGTTGTTCAGCACGCCATGAACGGAGATATCCGGCAGGGCACGCACGATCTGCAGGATGCCGATACAGTTGCCGCCGCCTCCGCAGCTCAGGCGCTGCCGCCGGCCGACGCAGCAATTGCTTCCAGAATCGCTGCGCGCGCTATACGCCCCGAGCGAACCATCGACCCGGAGCGGACGGAGCAGGCGCGCGATGCAGCCGAACGCGCAGTGCCGATGCAGTACCACCGCATCGCGCGTGGTGACAAGATCATCTCCAGCGGCGACACGGTTACGCAGGAGACTCTGGACAAGTTTGCCGCCGTGGGCTTGCTGAACCCGCGCCTGGATGTAACCACGGGCGCCATGGTCTGCCTGCTTGCGGCTTTCATGGTGCTGCTTGTTCTGGTGGTTGTTGCCCGAACGCTGCCGGCGCTCTACCGCGACACGCGACGGCTTGCGCTCCTTGCGGTAATCGCGCTATTGAGTGTGCTGGGCCTCAAGGTTGGCGCCAGCATGCTCGGCCTCTCGTTTTCATCGGGCCAGCTCGGCTACCTTGGAATGATGAGTGTGGCGGCCGCCGGGATGCTGGTCGCGGCGCTGCTGGATGTTCAACTGGCTGTACTAGTGGCCGCGCTCCTTTCGGTGCAGAGCGGTCTCATCATGAACCACGAGATCCGCTTCACCATCATGACGTTGATGAGCAGCCTCGTTGGCATATTCAGCGTGTCACTTGCTCGCACACGCTCCGGACTGCTGCTGGTGACCGCCGCGCTGGCAGGTACCAACCTCGCGCTGGTATGGCTCCTTGGCATTCTGCTGCGCGACTCGCTACCGGAGCTACTTACCGGTTCGGCATGGGCAGTCGGCTCCGCGGCGTTCGCCACCTTCATGTTCTGGATCGGCGCGCTCGTACTTGAGCGGCCGTTCGGCATCCTGACTCCTGCAACACTTCTGGACCTCTCGTCCATTGACCAGCCTCTGCTGCGCGAACTCTGCGCCGTGGCTCCGGGCACGTATGCTCACAGTATGCTGGTGGGTACGCTGGCCGATGCCGGCGCGCAAACAATCGGCGCCAACGCGCTCCTGTGCCGCGTCTCCGGGTTCTACCACGATATCGGCAAGATGCGGCGTCCGGAGTTCTTCATCGAAAATCAGCAGCATGAGAACGTGCACGGCCGCCTGAGCGCTTCGCTCTCGGCCCTCATCATAACCGCGCATGTGCGCGACGGCCTGGAGATGGCCGCGGCAAACCGCCTGCCGCGAGAGATACGCGACGCCATTGCGCAGCACCATGGCACCACGCTGATCCGCTACTTCTATCACCGGGCGCTCACCGACTGCGGCGGCACCGATGAAGCGCCGCCCGGCCTGGAGGAGCGGTTCCGGTACCCGGGTCCAAAGCCTCAGACGCGCGAATCGGCCATCGTGATGCTGGCCGACTCGGTGGAAGCGGCGGCGCGATGCCTGCAGAAGCCAAACCCGGAGAGGCTGGAAGCGCTGATCGCCGGTATCGTGCGCGAAAAGATTGAAGACGGTCAGTTTGATGATTGCAGCATCACGTTCCGTGACGTGAAAGCGGTCTCGGATGCGTTTCTGCATGTTCTGGCCGCCATGATGCACCACCGAATCGACTATCCGGATCCGCTTCCGCGCGGAGCCTCCGGCATGCCAATGGAGGTGGTGCGCGCGGATCTGAAGCCGGAGCCGCCGGAGCTGGAGTTACCAATGGCTGCAGGCGGTCTTGCTCACTCGGGAGAGCTTCCCTATCCCGATGACGATCCGCCCGCGAACCGGCCCGCTAATGCCGAGGCCGCCGAACCTCACCATCTATATGCCCATAGCGATTATCAACAAGAATCGGTATCCCATTCGGGCAGCAGGTCTGCGGCGCGCCGCAGAGTGCGTGCTGCACGTGGAGCGCCGACCGGCGACGGCGGAATTGAACGTCGTGTTGACGAGTGA
- a CDS encoding helix-turn-helix transcriptional regulator, with protein sequence MADRARFAVMFRALGDPTRLRIFQMLCSCRCPVSVEAGGGVRPAAGPSAGEVCCTITGSERITSTVSHHLKELRLAGLITLEKCGQRRICAVNTEALDALGSWVQGLTQTEYCVAERLTR encoded by the coding sequence ATGGCTGATCGTGCGCGTTTCGCCGTCATGTTCCGCGCATTGGGCGATCCTACGCGGCTGCGCATCTTCCAGATGCTCTGCAGCTGCCGCTGCCCGGTGAGCGTGGAGGCTGGCGGCGGTGTGCGTCCTGCTGCAGGCCCTTCGGCCGGCGAGGTCTGCTGCACAATCACCGGCTCAGAGCGGATCACATCCACCGTGAGCCACCATCTGAAGGAGCTGCGACTTGCCGGCTTGATCACGCTGGAAAAGTGCGGGCAGCGGCGCATCTGCGCCGTGAACACGGAGGCGCTGGATGCGCTCGGGAGTTGGGTGCAAGGCTTGACACAAACGGAGTACTGCGTTGCGGAGAGGCTGACACGATGA
- the arsM gene encoding arsenite methyltransferase — MNATDLTGREDVWKLVREKYGAAAVTVLKGAGAACCGGSAGGGSESCCGGAAITGGLYDETEAAEIPESALLASLGCGNPTALAELRPGEKVLDLGSGGGIDVLLSARRVAPDGFVWGLDMTDEMLALANRNRAEAGADNAMFLKGHIEEIPLPDNTVDVVISNCVINLAADKDAVLRETFRVLRPGGRLAVSDVVVDGPLPAVIRADMEAYVGCVAGALEREDYLERLHRAGFGQCSIEPVRRYTFADMEATACCSAEIAALPEDERAALDGRVMGAFIRAVKPCP; from the coding sequence ATGAATGCAACAGACCTGACAGGCCGCGAGGATGTGTGGAAACTGGTCCGCGAGAAATATGGCGCCGCGGCCGTCACCGTGCTGAAGGGCGCCGGCGCCGCCTGCTGCGGAGGCAGCGCTGGAGGCGGGAGCGAAAGCTGCTGCGGAGGCGCTGCTATCACAGGCGGGCTGTACGATGAGACCGAAGCAGCCGAAATACCTGAGTCGGCGCTGCTGGCCTCGCTCGGCTGCGGAAACCCCACGGCTCTGGCCGAGCTGCGCCCGGGCGAGAAGGTGCTGGACCTGGGCAGCGGAGGCGGTATTGATGTGCTGCTCTCCGCACGACGCGTCGCGCCGGATGGGTTTGTCTGGGGACTGGACATGACCGATGAGATGCTGGCCCTGGCGAACCGAAACCGCGCTGAGGCAGGCGCCGACAACGCGATGTTCCTTAAAGGGCACATCGAAGAGATTCCCTTGCCGGACAACACCGTGGATGTGGTGATCTCGAACTGCGTGATCAACCTGGCGGCAGACAAGGACGCCGTGCTGCGAGAGACGTTCCGGGTGCTGCGCCCCGGTGGACGCCTGGCCGTTTCCGATGTGGTGGTGGATGGGCCGTTACCCGCGGTGATCCGCGCCGACATGGAGGCGTATGTGGGCTGCGTTGCCGGAGCTCTGGAGCGAGAAGATTACCTGGAGCGCCTGCATCGCGCCGGGTTCGGGCAGTGCTCCATCGAGCCCGTCAGACGGTACACGTTCGCCGATATGGAGGCCACTGCCTGCTGCTCGGCCGAGATCGCCGCACTGCCGGAGGATGAGCGTGCTGCGCTGGATGGCCGCGTTATGGGAGCCTTCATTCGCGCCGTCAAGCCTTGCCCGTGA
- a CDS encoding arsenate reductase ArsC: MPVKTVLFVCVHNAGRSQMAEAFLNRMAREGSLPVQAVSAGVEAGASINPVVREVMAELGYMMEGQAPKMLTPEIAAGAYRIITMGCGVDASSCPARILVSEDWGLADPAGQPLEAVRLVRDEILRRVGCLLEDLARP; the protein is encoded by the coding sequence TTGCCCGTGAAAACCGTGTTGTTTGTCTGCGTTCACAACGCAGGGCGCTCACAGATGGCTGAAGCCTTCCTCAACCGGATGGCCCGTGAGGGCAGCTTGCCGGTACAGGCGGTTTCCGCCGGTGTGGAGGCCGGCGCCTCAATCAATCCTGTGGTGCGTGAGGTTATGGCGGAACTCGGCTATATGATGGAGGGCCAGGCGCCGAAAATGCTTACACCCGAGATTGCGGCAGGCGCGTACCGAATCATCACAATGGGCTGTGGCGTGGATGCAAGCTCGTGCCCAGCGCGGATCCTGGTTTCCGAGGACTGGGGCCTCGCCGATCCGGCCGGGCAGCCGCTTGAGGCCGTCCGCCTGGTACGCGACGAAATCCTGCGCCGGGTCGGATGCCTGCTGGAGGATCTGGCGCGGCCATGA
- a CDS encoding aquaporin, producing MTAAMARRYAAEMAGTFGIVFAPASLAGSSHLAGGAPGLLAAACASGLAVSAMIYALGHISAAHFNPAVTLGFAVAGRFPWRYVPGYWAAQFAGAIAGGAFAVWLFGAGSGVQVPAAGPVLRNVALEAAITFQLMLVIISVATDRRVNGAVPGLAIGFAVIVGVLIGGPVTGGSMNPARSLGPALFAGGAAIAHLWIYFAGPAAGAVLAARTYELLRGGEHHAQGAPNDLFVALQSIRSEA from the coding sequence ATGACGGCGGCGATGGCCCGTCGATACGCGGCTGAGATGGCGGGCACCTTCGGCATCGTTTTTGCGCCGGCGTCGCTTGCCGGCAGCAGTCATCTCGCCGGCGGTGCACCCGGCTTGCTGGCCGCCGCATGCGCATCGGGCCTGGCGGTTAGCGCCATGATTTACGCGCTTGGCCACATCAGCGCCGCTCACTTCAACCCGGCTGTTACCCTGGGGTTTGCGGTGGCCGGGCGTTTCCCATGGCGGTACGTGCCCGGCTACTGGGCCGCACAGTTTGCCGGCGCGATCGCGGGCGGGGCTTTTGCCGTGTGGTTATTTGGAGCCGGAAGCGGCGTGCAGGTCCCCGCAGCCGGGCCGGTCCTGCGCAACGTGGCGCTAGAAGCGGCGATCACGTTTCAGCTTATGCTGGTGATAATCTCGGTAGCGACAGACCGTCGTGTGAACGGCGCCGTGCCGGGCCTGGCAATCGGCTTCGCGGTGATCGTGGGGGTTCTCATCGGCGGCCCCGTGACCGGAGGCTCAATGAACCCGGCTCGATCACTTGGGCCGGCGCTGTTTGCCGGCGGCGCTGCAATCGCACATCTGTGGATCTATTTCGCCGGTCCAGCGGCGGGGGCAGTTCTGGCTGCGCGCACCTATGAACTGCTGCGGGGCGGAGAGCACCACGCACAGGGTGCGCCAAATGACCTGTTTGTGGCGCTGCAAAGCATTCGGAGCGAAGCTTAG
- a CDS encoding Glu/Leu/Phe/Val dehydrogenase, giving the protein MPQESSNPYHNAVEQLGIAADYLNLDSGLHEVLRYPERELTVHFPVKMQDGAVRVFTGFRVQHNLSRGPTKGGLRFSPNTDLDEVRALAMWMTWKCAIVDIPFGGAKGGVECDPKHLTMLEMERLTRRYTSEISIIIGPDTDIPAPDMGTNAQTMAWVMDTYSMTRGRSVPAVVTGKPVAIGGSAGRNDATGRGIVVVTREVAKEFGKSLRGLRVAVQGFGNVGGVAANLFHEMGATVVAVSDAMGGLYNPKGLDVPALRDCANRDGTLTTHPGGDVVDTQQLLELDVDVLVPAAIENQITAENAPRIKAPIIVEGANGPTTPAADTILREKGVFLVPDVLANAGGVIVSYFEWVQDLQFFFWHEDEVNRKMEDILVRAYNQVREMARSRNVDMRLAAHLIAVKRVADAITIRGIYP; this is encoded by the coding sequence ATGCCACAGGAGAGCAGCAACCCGTATCATAACGCCGTTGAGCAGTTGGGCATTGCCGCCGATTATCTGAACCTGGATTCGGGCCTGCACGAAGTGCTCAGGTACCCCGAGCGAGAGTTGACCGTGCACTTCCCGGTCAAGATGCAGGATGGTGCGGTGCGCGTATTTACAGGCTTCCGCGTTCAGCATAACCTCTCACGCGGGCCGACAAAGGGTGGCCTCCGATTTAGCCCAAACACCGATCTGGATGAAGTGCGCGCTCTGGCCATGTGGATGACGTGGAAGTGTGCGATTGTTGATATTCCGTTTGGCGGCGCCAAGGGTGGTGTTGAGTGCGATCCAAAGCACCTGACCATGCTGGAAATGGAGCGCCTCACACGCCGGTACACGTCGGAAATCAGCATCATCATCGGGCCCGATACGGATATCCCGGCGCCTGACATGGGCACCAATGCCCAAACGATGGCGTGGGTAATGGATACCTACTCCATGACGCGCGGGCGGTCGGTGCCCGCGGTGGTTACTGGAAAGCCCGTCGCCATCGGCGGTTCTGCCGGGCGCAACGATGCTACCGGCCGCGGAATCGTAGTGGTAACGCGTGAGGTCGCCAAGGAGTTTGGCAAATCGCTCCGCGGCTTGCGCGTGGCCGTGCAGGGATTCGGGAACGTGGGCGGAGTGGCCGCGAATCTTTTCCACGAAATGGGCGCCACGGTTGTGGCCGTGAGCGACGCGATGGGCGGCCTCTACAACCCGAAGGGTCTGGACGTGCCGGCGCTGCGCGACTGCGCTAACCGCGACGGAACCCTTACGACGCATCCCGGCGGCGATGTTGTGGATACACAGCAGCTGCTGGAGCTGGACGTGGACGTTCTGGTACCGGCCGCCATCGAGAATCAGATCACTGCGGAAAACGCACCGAGGATCAAGGCTCCGATCATCGTGGAGGGAGCAAACGGACCCACAACGCCGGCTGCGGATACTATTCTGCGAGAAAAAGGCGTGTTTCTCGTGCCCGATGTGCTGGCGAATGCGGGCGGTGTAATCGTGTCGTACTTCGAATGGGTGCAAGATCTGCAGTTCTTCTTCTGGCACGAGGATGAAGTCAACCGGAAGATGGAGGATATTCTCGTTCGCGCCTACAACCAGGTGCGTGAGATGGCGCGGTCGCGCAATGTGGATATGCGACTTGCTGCCCACCTGATCGCCGTAAAGCGAGTGGCCGACGCCATAACGATCCGCGGAATCTATCCATAA
- a CDS encoding VOC family protein yields MSGLPARAEAITLFVADRHRSKAFYHAVFAIEPIFEDQNSVAFRFESLIVNLLEVREAPTLIGPAKVGSPESGARFQLTIGVTDIDAACATLAENGVSLINGPMDRPWGMRTACFMDPDGHIWEVGAELR; encoded by the coding sequence ATGAGCGGATTACCGGCGCGCGCCGAAGCTATAACGCTGTTTGTAGCAGATCGGCATCGGTCAAAAGCGTTCTACCACGCCGTCTTCGCGATTGAGCCCATCTTCGAGGATCAGAACTCCGTCGCGTTCAGGTTCGAGAGCCTGATCGTGAACCTGCTGGAGGTGCGAGAGGCGCCAACGCTGATCGGACCGGCAAAAGTTGGTTCACCGGAGTCCGGCGCGCGCTTCCAGCTGACGATAGGCGTAACCGACATCGATGCCGCTTGCGCCACACTTGCGGAGAATGGCGTCTCGCTGATCAATGGGCCAATGGATCGGCCGTGGGGCATGCGAACGGCCTGCTTCATGGACCCGGATGGGCACATCTGGGAGGTAGGCGCCGAGTTGCGCTGA